One genomic region from Magallana gigas chromosome 3, xbMagGiga1.1, whole genome shotgun sequence encodes:
- the LOC105331032 gene encoding uncharacterized protein, giving the protein MEKIEKACTSLNSCEKCSSFNITTQSVIEEESLQINDNCTKYLNSSFDPITKVYLDENTISFNQTRCCLGNRILLYNKDLTTERNILDLSTFSPKDTTANYETFFLDSRPFKTLTISLLTMALVGTLLMCVLIVVCCCKRQSKIKQRTPSPSKFTANGTHNEEVAEYSTVEESAILMESLTQHRTLPKMEETPSDNYFILEPNKRLSTTSVATMSIELKECETDEDVYNTLHERRSKEMEENAYSHFVDCNDSVYCSTINQ; this is encoded by the exons ATGGAGAAAATTGAAAAAGCCTGTACAAGTCTAAACAGCTGTGAGAAATGCAGTTCGTTCAATATAACAACACAGTCTGTCATAGAGGAAGAAAGTCTGCAGATTAATGATAACTGTACTAAATATCTTAATTCTTCTTTTGATCCGATAACAAAAGTTTACCTCGATGaaaacacaatttcttttaaccaGACTCGCTGTTGCCTGGGTAACCGcatattattatacaataaag ACCTTACGACCGAGAGAAACATCTTGGACCTCTCTACATTTTCACCTAAAGATACTACCGCAAACTATGAAACATTTTTTCTGGATTCGAGGCCTTTTAAAACCTTAACAATCAGCTTGTTAACAATGGCACTGGTTGGAACGCTCCTCATGTGTGTATTGATAGTGGTTTGCTGTTGTAAACG gCAATCAAAGATTAAACAGAGAACACCAAGCCCTTCTAAATTTACTGCAAATGGAACACACAAC GAGGAAGTTGCTGAATACTCAACTGTAGAGGAATCGGCCATTCTAATGGAGTCCTTGACTCAGCACAGAACTCTACCAAAGATGGAGGAAACACCTTCTgacaattattttattcttgAACCAAATAAAAGATTATCAACCACCTCCGTGGCTACAATGTCAATAGAACTGAAAGAATGTGAAACTGATGAAGATGTCTACAATACATTACATGAAAGAAGATCCAAGGAAATGGAGGAGAATGCATACAGCCATTTTGTGGATTGTAATGACAGTGTTTACTGCAGTACGATTAACCAATGA